The following proteins are co-located in the Candidatus Accumulibacter cognatus genome:
- a CDS encoding formylglycine-generating enzyme family protein encodes MACCIRVEPVLLRALRGITPATANEPALEALVWNHPPVVYDSLVSRAVAAAHVARYRQDFEELAAAEQLAALEQTLHIHAWRGRATEATELLVWQAHARDEAKRDAADRIAEAERWFAALGARASQAGRTDPQLRQYARDLLARNAADFAWLQAHSRALSPVWVASGEKTAPAGLRPEHLLQAISERGDLPLLACELGVQAQGLVLFGGGERPAGPAHSRLGSPLRARRLLVSEGGPTRVLDPDPAGRPQLVAPLPSLADPDRPLTVTAGQHSYLVGRVERPAWAQEIGRDAHGLYAIVEIPGQARKASAGAKAVVQRLRYIEAGHFRMGSPESEPERDDDEDPQHSVTLSAGFWLADTACTQALWETVMGKNPSYFKLKSGGGPQHPVEQVSWNDVQRFLRALEQRLPGAIASLPSEAEWEYACRAGTSTAFHFGDQITPEQVNYDGNYPYAGGRKGLYRESTVPVGSLPANAWGLYEMHGNVWEWCADGQRKYVARDETDPRGPEGEGVAERALRGGSWINDARGARSAIRSAHAPDDANLNDGFRFALRSTSPAGATEWPAPRSGVDGAAGRGTVAAPGTGAATSFPDPFDRGRT; translated from the coding sequence ATGGCCTGCTGCATCCGCGTCGAACCGGTGCTGTTGCGGGCGCTGCGCGGGATCACGCCGGCGACGGCGAACGAACCGGCGCTCGAAGCGCTGGTCTGGAACCACCCGCCGGTGGTCTACGACAGCCTCGTTTCGCGCGCCGTCGCCGCCGCGCATGTCGCGCGCTACCGCCAGGATTTCGAAGAACTCGCGGCGGCCGAGCAACTCGCGGCACTCGAGCAGACGCTGCACATCCACGCCTGGCGCGGGCGGGCGACCGAAGCCACCGAGCTCCTGGTCTGGCAGGCGCACGCCCGCGACGAGGCGAAACGTGACGCCGCCGATCGCATCGCCGAAGCCGAACGCTGGTTCGCCGCCCTCGGCGCCAGGGCCAGCCAGGCGGGGCGCACCGATCCGCAACTGCGCCAGTACGCGCGCGACCTGCTGGCGCGCAACGCCGCCGACTTCGCCTGGTTGCAGGCCCACTCGCGGGCGCTGTCGCCGGTCTGGGTCGCCAGCGGCGAAAAGACCGCGCCCGCCGGCCTGCGGCCCGAACACCTGTTGCAGGCGATCAGCGAACGCGGCGACTTGCCGCTGCTCGCCTGCGAGCTGGGCGTGCAGGCGCAGGGCCTGGTGCTGTTCGGCGGCGGCGAGCGCCCGGCCGGCCCGGCGCATTCGCGCCTCGGCTCGCCGTTGCGGGCGAGGCGGCTGCTGGTCAGCGAGGGCGGGCCGACGCGCGTGCTCGACCCCGACCCGGCGGGCCGGCCGCAGCTCGTCGCGCCGCTCCCCAGTCTCGCCGACCCGGACAGACCGCTGACCGTCACCGCCGGCCAGCACAGCTACCTCGTTGGCCGCGTCGAACGCCCCGCCTGGGCGCAGGAAATCGGCCGCGACGCGCATGGCCTCTACGCGATCGTCGAAATACCAGGCCAGGCGCGCAAGGCTTCGGCTGGCGCGAAAGCCGTCGTCCAGCGCCTGCGCTACATCGAGGCCGGGCACTTCCGGATGGGGTCGCCAGAATCCGAGCCAGAGCGCGATGACGACGAAGACCCGCAGCATTCGGTGACCCTGAGCGCCGGTTTCTGGCTGGCCGACACCGCCTGTACGCAGGCGCTCTGGGAAACGGTGATGGGCAAGAACCCGAGTTATTTCAAACTGAAGAGCGGCGGCGGCCCGCAGCATCCGGTCGAGCAGGTGAGCTGGAACGACGTGCAGCGCTTCCTGCGCGCGCTCGAACAGCGGCTGCCGGGGGCGATCGCCAGCCTGCCGAGCGAGGCCGAGTGGGAATACGCCTGCCGTGCCGGCACAAGCACTGCCTTCCACTTCGGCGACCAGATCACTCCCGAGCAGGTGAACTACGATGGGAATTACCCTTATGCTGGCGGCCGCAAGGGCCTCTACCGTGAATCAACGGTTCCTGTCGGCAGCCTGCCGGCCAACGCTTGGGGACTTTATGAAATGCACGGCAACGTCTGGGAGTGGTGTGCCGACGGGCAACGCAAGTATGTGGCGCGCGACGAGACCGATCCTCGCGGTCCGGAAGGCGAGGGTGTTGCCGAGCGCGCGCTGCGCGGCGGCTCCTGGATCAACGACGCCAGGGGCGCCCGCTCTGCGATCCGCAGCGCCCACGCGCCCGACGACGCCAACCTGAACGACGGTTTCCGCTTTGCCCTGAGGTCCACTAGCCCGGCTGGGGCCACGGAGTGGCCTGCGCCGCGGAGCGGCGTGGACGGTGCCGCGGGACGCGGCACCGTTGCAGCCCCCGGGACGGGGGCTGCAACGAGTTTTCCTGACCCTTTTGACCGAGGACGAACATGA
- a CDS encoding AAA family ATPase: MEHNIQQLLQDLQHDAITALDNGAFHQWSQNEIDALHLALACERPLLVRGEPGTGKTQLARAAAVALRWHLHPVTVSPRCEASDLFHGFDAVRRLADAQAAGFAGGGIRDDAHYWLPGPFWRAFDWAGAQAYGPSAASQQAEAQPAPGGHVILIDEIDKADSDLPNSLLEVLGSREFPNPVTRTAIRPTHGLPLVLITTNEERELPAAFLRRCVVLTLEPEEPYPRFLVKRGQAHFGARAERPANDCLGDEVLQTAAVQLAEDRRHAVAAGVPAPGLAEYIDLLAALRRLAPGDENAQMEWLARLGRYVFHKNIVEGDPQLAQQPPATAKGNPAAS, encoded by the coding sequence ATGGAACACAACATCCAGCAGCTCCTGCAAGACCTCCAGCACGACGCGATTACCGCGCTCGACAACGGCGCCTTCCACCAATGGTCGCAGAACGAGATCGACGCGCTGCATCTGGCGCTGGCCTGCGAACGCCCGCTGCTGGTGCGCGGCGAACCGGGTACCGGCAAGACGCAACTGGCGCGGGCCGCTGCGGTCGCGCTGCGCTGGCATCTGCACCCGGTCACCGTCAGCCCGCGCTGCGAGGCATCGGACCTTTTCCACGGCTTCGACGCGGTCCGCCGGCTCGCCGACGCGCAGGCCGCCGGGTTTGCCGGTGGCGGCATCCGGGACGACGCGCACTACTGGCTGCCGGGACCGTTCTGGCGCGCTTTCGACTGGGCCGGCGCGCAGGCCTACGGACCGTCGGCCGCCAGTCAGCAAGCAGAGGCGCAGCCCGCACCCGGCGGCCATGTCATCCTGATCGACGAAATCGACAAGGCCGACAGCGACCTGCCGAACAGCCTGCTCGAAGTTCTCGGCAGCCGCGAGTTTCCCAACCCGGTGACGCGCACGGCGATCCGGCCGACGCACGGCCTGCCGCTGGTGCTGATCACCACCAACGAGGAGCGCGAGCTGCCGGCGGCTTTCCTGCGCCGCTGCGTCGTGCTCACGCTCGAGCCGGAGGAACCCTACCCCCGCTTCCTCGTCAAGCGCGGGCAGGCGCATTTCGGCGCGCGCGCGGAGCGGCCGGCGAACGATTGCCTCGGCGACGAAGTGCTGCAGACCGCCGCCGTGCAGCTCGCCGAAGACCGCCGGCACGCCGTCGCCGCCGGCGTGCCGGCGCCCGGCCTTGCCGAATACATCGACCTGCTCGCCGCACTGCGCCGCCTGGCGCCGGGGGACGAGAATGCCCAAATGGAATGGCTCGCTCGGCTCGGGCGTTACGTCTTCCACAAGAACATCGTCGAGGGCGATCCGCAGCTCGCGCAGCAGCCGCCGGCGACCGCCAAAGGCAACCCGGCGGCGTCATGA
- a CDS encoding TIR domain-containing protein, giving the protein MKTTAGSSRSRLQEKLLERLRTLRDDVLWQDFARAWAATFGTAVVDDTEALFGLLLREAKAPVRLLGRILGLVPKLHGAGQAARVIPDALREVVVGLCLVACESHVLAKARKHKVIGRAVPVEGMLIDATKPLAAALIAAVWSGKGVRIRFDEATRRARAVNVMPQHAAPLEYGFLGAEQCVKAELQAMVNAAIQDPTLVSFDRPARLKEIQDRGGLPSDEVLQEGLDQYEDDHGARLMFGLAAQEPHPLDDPALRRAFARRFDVATFLYDRAASALLEPQRAAAWKEASLQNDLLHYLDNLFDLIYPQGGDDRDSHPRREMHFRVALSFADEQCAYVEEIARALEGELGEGSVFYYKDYISRTTVDNMDTLLQKVYQRQSDLAVAFLSAEYQEKRWCKVEWRAIRERRNSGGENGVMLCRFDDVKVEGVFPTVDGVHNCRAPNSTRLITDYILKRLKQNRGSA; this is encoded by the coding sequence TTGAAGACGACCGCCGGTAGCAGCCGAAGTCGCCTGCAGGAGAAGCTGCTCGAGCGTCTGCGGACGCTTCGTGATGACGTGCTCTGGCAGGATTTTGCCAGGGCCTGGGCGGCGACCTTCGGGACGGCGGTTGTTGACGATACCGAAGCGCTGTTCGGCCTTTTGCTGCGCGAAGCGAAAGCGCCGGTACGCCTGCTGGGGCGGATCCTCGGTCTCGTCCCGAAGCTGCACGGCGCCGGCCAAGCCGCGCGCGTGATCCCGGACGCCTTGCGTGAGGTGGTGGTCGGTCTGTGCCTGGTTGCCTGCGAGAGCCATGTGCTGGCCAAGGCTCGCAAGCACAAGGTCATTGGACGTGCCGTGCCGGTCGAGGGCATGTTGATCGACGCGACGAAACCACTGGCCGCGGCCCTGATTGCCGCCGTGTGGTCGGGAAAGGGCGTCAGAATTCGCTTCGACGAGGCGACGCGGCGGGCGCGCGCGGTCAACGTCATGCCGCAGCACGCGGCGCCGCTAGAATACGGTTTCCTTGGCGCCGAGCAGTGCGTCAAGGCGGAGCTGCAAGCGATGGTCAATGCCGCAATCCAAGACCCGACGCTGGTTTCGTTCGATCGGCCGGCGCGCCTGAAGGAAATTCAGGACCGTGGTGGCCTGCCATCGGATGAAGTCCTCCAGGAAGGGCTCGACCAGTACGAAGATGACCACGGCGCCCGCCTGATGTTTGGACTGGCAGCGCAGGAGCCTCACCCCCTGGACGACCCGGCGTTGCGGCGCGCCTTTGCCAGGCGCTTTGACGTCGCCACCTTCCTCTACGATCGTGCCGCATCGGCGCTCCTGGAGCCGCAGCGAGCAGCGGCGTGGAAGGAGGCCAGCCTGCAGAACGACCTGCTGCATTACCTCGACAATCTGTTTGATCTGATCTATCCGCAGGGCGGCGACGATCGAGATTCTCACCCTCGGAGGGAGATGCATTTTCGCGTCGCCCTCTCCTTCGCTGACGAGCAGTGCGCGTACGTCGAGGAGATTGCTCGGGCGCTCGAAGGGGAGCTCGGAGAGGGTTCGGTGTTCTATTACAAGGATTACATCTCCCGGACAACCGTAGACAATATGGACACACTGCTCCAGAAGGTCTACCAGCGTCAATCCGATCTGGCTGTCGCCTTCTTGTCCGCGGAGTATCAGGAAAAGCGATGGTGCAAAGTGGAATGGCGAGCCATCCGTGAGAGACGCAATAGCGGTGGGGAAAATGGAGTGATGCTTTGTCGGTTCGACGACGTAAAGGTCGAGGGTGTCTTTCCTACAGTAGACGGCGTCCACAACTGTCGTGCGCCCAATTCCACCCGGCTGATCACCGATTACATTCTCAAGCGTCTCAAGCAGAATCGCGGGTCGGCTTAG
- a CDS encoding YbhB/YbcL family Raf kinase inhibitor-like protein, producing the protein MDMTITSSAFEHNGPVPKLYTCEGQDISPPLAWSGVPARTKSLALIVDDPDAPDPAAPRMTWVHWVLYNLPANSTGLPEAVRSLPAGTLDGLNDWQRVGYGGPCPPIGRHRYFHKLYALDLVLPDLKRPTRKALEQAMRGHVVAEAQLVGTYQKGR; encoded by the coding sequence ATGGACATGACCATCACTTCAAGTGCGTTCGAACACAACGGGCCGGTCCCGAAGCTGTACACCTGCGAGGGTCAGGACATTTCTCCGCCACTGGCCTGGAGTGGTGTGCCTGCCCGCACCAAGAGTCTAGCACTGATTGTGGACGATCCGGATGCGCCGGATCCTGCCGCACCCCGCATGACCTGGGTTCATTGGGTGCTGTACAACCTGCCGGCCAACAGCACGGGGTTGCCCGAGGCCGTACGGTCGTTGCCGGCCGGCACCCTGGATGGACTGAACGACTGGCAGCGGGTTGGCTACGGCGGCCCCTGTCCTCCCATCGGCCGACACCGCTACTTCCACAAGCTGTACGCACTTGACCTGGTGTTGCCCGACCTGAAAAGACCGACCAGGAAGGCCCTCGAGCAGGCGATGCGGGGGCATGTCGTTGCAGAAGCGCAGTTGGTCGGCACCTATCAGAAGGGCCGTTGA
- a CDS encoding alanyl-tRNA editing protein, which translates to MTEELFREDATLTSCEARITCIDQRGVQLERTVFYPLGGGQAGDRGTLILPDGIDLRIADTRKGAQAGEILHVPAAGQEELLAQISAGQRVNARLDEHRRQRHMRFHTTTHLLCALIPHPVNGCSITCDYARLDFHMTEPLDKEALTAGLAHFVGEARPVRHRWIAEAELDANPGLVRSMSVQPPRGLGRVRVIEIEGVDLQPCGGTHVGNTAEIGAVVVTRIEKKSAMTRRVVLAFADPATSAN; encoded by the coding sequence ATGACCGAAGAACTATTCCGCGAAGACGCCACGCTCACCAGTTGTGAAGCACGAATCACTTGCATCGACCAGCGCGGCGTTCAACTCGAGCGCACGGTCTTCTACCCGCTGGGGGGAGGCCAGGCTGGCGACCGCGGGACCCTGATCCTGCCCGACGGCATTGATCTGCGGATCGCCGACACCCGCAAGGGTGCGCAGGCCGGCGAAATCCTGCATGTGCCGGCGGCTGGCCAGGAGGAACTGCTCGCGCAGATCAGCGCCGGCCAGAGGGTTAACGCCCGCCTCGATGAGCACCGCCGACAGCGCCACATGCGCTTCCACACCACGACGCACCTGCTGTGCGCCTTGATCCCTCACCCGGTCAATGGCTGCTCGATCACCTGCGACTATGCGCGGCTGGATTTTCACATGACGGAGCCGCTCGACAAGGAAGCCCTGACCGCCGGCCTGGCGCACTTCGTCGGCGAGGCCCGCCCGGTCCGTCATCGCTGGATTGCCGAGGCCGAACTGGATGCCAATCCCGGCCTGGTACGCAGCATGAGCGTGCAGCCACCACGTGGACTGGGCCGCGTCCGGGTCATCGAAATCGAAGGGGTGGACCTGCAGCCCTGCGGCGGCACACATGTCGGCAACACGGCCGAGATCGGCGCCGTCGTCGTCACCCGAATCGAGAAAAAGTCGGCGATGACCCGCCGGGTCGTGCTCGCATTCGCCGATCCGGCCACCAGTGCGAACTGA
- a CDS encoding helicase → MHSNRFLSALALAGLKDFQRKSVEYVFKRLYGNDPTSRFLIADEVGLGKTLVARGIIAKTLEHLQDKVGRVDVIYICSNAAIATQNVNRLNVSDTDGFSIATRLTYLPRQVRSLRKNKVNFISLTPGTAFDHARSRGGHADERAILYRMLYDLPLAQNERRRRLRVGLLNILQATAGKDNWRAKAKNLPAEDLDADLSKAFRQAVLEDAELYAALKEGCERFARYRDYSRIPPEDSGRRYDLIGKLRSKLASVCLSALEPDLVILDEFQRFKHLLDGDDEASMLATALFEHPEVRVLLLSATPYKMFTLDQENDEDDHYPDFIRTLNFLFNDSGKVDEVKSLLSEHRTTLHACAKGSACQPGEKAELERALLKVMCRTERVATTRDHNSMLTEIERMAPLTPADIQHAATVDAVAICVKAGEPIEYWKSAPYLINFLKHYELRHKLDAQLNAPSDVLRGILSSANGQLLTKDKLQAYQALDPANPRMRVLFEDTIDKGMWQLLWMPPSMPYIKPGGAYQDKDGLTKALVFSSWSAVPDAVASICSYEAERKMIAGTSVSHSELYDKIKPLLRFAVASNDNRLTGMPVISWLLPSPTLATKIDPLEIALGRGSGPLDAQELRNEVKAICRSLVETLPGAEEGARADERWYWAAPILLDSHKGLLDWCKSHSGWRSATPDQESGTCFKDHIDLLVSMAEGKIPLGPQPDDLVDVLCDLALAGPGVCALRALRRIGAELDPSDPNLLSAAARIASGFRSLFNMPETIAMLRGSGEDTYWRLTLQYGIDGNLQSVLDEYVHVLRESLGLQEHSLEEQVAGIAECIQSVLSLRTAQIRIDEIKKSGDGFARDDFNIRCRFALRFGDIRDDNDQALVRADAVRDAFNSPFRPFVLASTSIGQEGLDFHTWCHAVVHWNLPSNPVDLEQREGRVHRYKGHAVRKNVAERYGLTALSENLEGSDPWQALFQIAAQGKPIGYSDLIPYWIFEDGSARVERRIPLLPYSKDVGKLKQLKQGLALYRMVFGQPRQEDLLFSLGQSANHESADFANWLISLQPPAD, encoded by the coding sequence ATGCATAGCAACCGTTTTTTATCAGCTCTCGCCTTGGCCGGTCTGAAAGATTTCCAGAGGAAGAGCGTCGAGTACGTCTTCAAGCGGCTCTATGGCAATGACCCAACTTCCCGTTTTCTGATCGCCGATGAAGTTGGACTCGGAAAAACGCTTGTCGCCCGGGGAATCATCGCCAAGACCTTGGAGCACCTCCAAGACAAGGTGGGCCGGGTCGATGTGATCTACATCTGTTCCAATGCCGCCATAGCAACACAGAATGTCAATCGGCTCAATGTCAGCGACACGGATGGTTTTTCAATCGCTACGCGACTGACGTACCTGCCCAGGCAAGTACGCTCGCTGCGAAAGAACAAGGTAAATTTCATCAGCCTGACGCCCGGTACGGCCTTCGACCATGCCCGCAGTCGAGGCGGGCATGCCGACGAACGGGCGATCCTCTATCGGATGCTGTACGACTTGCCTCTGGCGCAAAATGAACGGCGCAGACGGCTGCGCGTAGGCCTCCTCAACATTCTTCAGGCAACAGCAGGTAAGGATAACTGGCGAGCCAAGGCCAAAAACCTCCCAGCAGAGGATCTTGATGCAGACCTTTCCAAGGCCTTCCGCCAGGCAGTTCTTGAGGATGCCGAACTGTATGCGGCCTTGAAGGAAGGCTGTGAACGCTTTGCTCGTTACCGGGACTACAGCAGAATTCCCCCGGAAGACTCCGGTCGTCGCTACGACCTGATCGGAAAACTCAGAAGCAAGCTGGCTTCAGTGTGCCTTTCCGCGCTTGAGCCCGATCTGGTCATCCTTGATGAGTTCCAACGATTCAAGCACCTGCTGGATGGCGATGACGAAGCCTCCATGCTCGCGACCGCGCTCTTTGAACATCCCGAGGTTCGCGTTCTCCTGCTTTCCGCGACGCCCTACAAGATGTTCACCCTCGACCAGGAGAATGACGAAGACGACCACTATCCAGATTTCATCAGGACACTGAACTTCCTCTTCAATGATTCCGGCAAGGTCGATGAGGTCAAAAGTCTTTTGTCAGAACATCGAACGACGCTTCACGCCTGTGCGAAGGGCTCGGCATGTCAGCCGGGGGAAAAGGCTGAACTTGAACGAGCCCTCCTGAAAGTCATGTGCCGAACGGAGCGAGTAGCGACGACTCGTGATCACAACTCAATGCTTACCGAGATTGAACGGATGGCACCCCTTACGCCAGCGGATATTCAGCACGCCGCGACGGTTGACGCGGTGGCAATCTGCGTCAAGGCCGGGGAACCAATTGAATACTGGAAATCTGCGCCTTACCTGATCAACTTCCTGAAACATTATGAACTGAGGCATAAGCTGGATGCCCAGTTGAATGCCCCTTCAGATGTTCTTCGCGGAATTCTTTCATCGGCAAATGGGCAGTTGCTGACGAAGGACAAACTGCAAGCCTATCAGGCTCTCGATCCTGCCAATCCGAGGATGCGCGTACTTTTCGAAGATACGATTGATAAGGGCATGTGGCAGCTTTTATGGATGCCGCCGTCCATGCCGTACATCAAGCCTGGTGGCGCATACCAGGATAAGGATGGCTTGACCAAGGCCCTTGTATTTTCCTCTTGGAGTGCTGTTCCAGACGCGGTCGCGTCAATCTGCTCCTACGAAGCCGAACGGAAAATGATTGCCGGGACCTCGGTTTCCCACAGCGAACTCTACGACAAGATCAAGCCATTGCTGCGGTTTGCGGTGGCCTCAAACGATAATCGCCTGACTGGTATGCCGGTTATTTCCTGGTTGCTGCCGTCCCCAACACTTGCCACCAAGATTGATCCGCTCGAGATTGCTCTGGGTCGTGGGAGCGGACCGTTGGACGCCCAGGAACTGAGAAACGAGGTCAAGGCTATTTGCCGCAGTTTGGTCGAGACCCTGCCTGGTGCAGAGGAAGGGGCGCGAGCTGATGAACGATGGTATTGGGCGGCTCCCATTCTTCTCGATTCTCATAAAGGGTTGTTGGACTGGTGTAAGAGCCATTCAGGATGGAGATCCGCTACACCGGATCAGGAATCAGGCACCTGTTTCAAAGATCACATCGACCTGCTGGTCAGCATGGCGGAGGGCAAAATTCCTCTCGGTCCTCAGCCGGATGATCTGGTCGATGTGCTTTGCGATCTGGCTCTTGCCGGTCCTGGCGTATGTGCTTTGCGAGCACTTCGTCGTATCGGTGCCGAACTCGACCCATCCGATCCGAACCTTCTGTCTGCCGCAGCCAGAATCGCATCCGGCTTCCGATCGCTTTTCAATATGCCGGAGACAATTGCCATGCTGCGAGGCTCCGGCGAGGATACTTATTGGAGGTTGACGCTTCAGTACGGTATCGATGGCAATCTCCAATCGGTGCTCGACGAATATGTGCATGTCCTTCGAGAATCTTTGGGTCTCCAAGAACATTCCTTGGAAGAACAGGTCGCTGGCATCGCCGAGTGCATCCAATCTGTGTTGTCACTACGGACAGCACAGATTCGAATCGATGAAATAAAGAAGTCGGGAGACGGCTTTGCTCGTGATGATTTCAATATCCGCTGTCGATTTGCGCTCCGATTCGGGGATATTCGAGACGACAATGACCAGGCTCTCGTTCGCGCCGACGCGGTGAGGGATGCCTTCAATTCACCGTTTCGCCCCTTCGTTCTGGCGTCGACTTCAATTGGCCAGGAAGGGTTGGACTTCCACACTTGGTGCCATGCGGTGGTCCATTGGAACCTGCCTTCCAATCCCGTTGATCTTGAACAACGCGAAGGCCGTGTTCATCGCTATAAGGGCCATGCGGTCAGAAAGAATGTTGCTGAACGGTATGGTCTGACCGCTCTCTCTGAGAATCTTGAGGGTAGCGATCCGTGGCAGGCCCTTTTCCAGATCGCTGCACAAGGCAAACCAATTGGATATTCTGATCTGATCCCGTATTGGATCTTCGAGGATGGTTCCGCACGGGTGGAGCGCCGCATTCCCCTGCTCCCATACAGCAAGGACGTTGGAAAGCTCAAACAGCTGAAGCAGGGGTTGGCTCTCTATCGGATGGTTTTCGGTCAACCCCGCCAGGAGGACCTGCTGTTTAGCCTAGGCCAGAGCGCTAATCATGAGTCGGCGGATTTTGCCAACTGGCTGATTTCACTTCAGCCACCCGCAGATTGA